The DNA sequence ACACGTACTACACTGTTAATCTCCACATCAGTGCCACCCTCCTAATTTAATCTTTCCTTTTaagatagaataaaataattaacccGAATCTTTATCATATATggtttttaagtttatatttctgttactaaaatattcaacgtcttgtttatttatataatcattagcttttatataaccatttttatttttcaacagttcacatattaaataaataaaactcaatttaaaataatttcataataattactCAAACCTGATTTTTGTTACGATATTTATGCGGAATTTCTAAGATCTGAGTTGTTGATTCTTGATGAAGAAATTCTCACTTTcaaagagaaagagaggaaacaTTCACAGAAAAACTAATGTATGATTGTAGTAGTGAATGAGAGAATCAAATCCTACGATGAGATAGTGTAGTTATAAGTTATCTTGCGTTTAtaaacaaacatatataaatatattgaagaaataattgattcaaattattatattataagtttGAGAATATTACGTAATCAATCATTatattataagatatttttaaatatattgaaaaaataatataatataataataaattaatatattatatctataactatatataaagatattttctttttttgtccacatttcataatttcaattttactctttacaatgtaattatttgttaaatttttaaaaattaacgatTACTTTTACAAGTCTTTATATAACTATTTACTTatgttaatcttttttattctcttattcatcaacagttattttctcatatttttttccatacatttaactttatttttgataaatataatttagtttttttattaacttaataacattacaatatcatcaactactaatataatattatatatatattcaaaaaatgcatacacacatgCACTATAACGTCTGTGGATACGTTagttgtttataaatatttttaagatatttcataatatattaaagaatGATATCTTAAATTATCCAAACTTTAAGTAGTTTGCACCATTTGACCTTAATCATAATTGTTTGCGAATGTGTTGCTATTGAAGCATAATCTAAATAACGTATGAATGTGTTGTAATCCGAAATTAGTCATAGTAACTTGCGGATGTGTTACAGTCCCAGTTTAATTGTAATGTGTGTTATGGTTAAAATGTTCTAAGTAGTTATGTAGCGCAATAACTTAAAttgtctttaaaatttttaaaaaaaatttcaaatatacaaGACTcatattagtataatataaatataattgctAGCCACCTGAAATCGCGCTCCTGAGCTGGGAAATTAAATTACTTATGTGTTGCTGCTATATATCGGTATCTtattaaagttttcttttaaatatatttttgtcacaaaaTACTTTTTTCCAAACAAAAAGGTtagagcattttttttttatagaattaaaagatatacttatttttattagaatggTAAGAATTTGTCTAAACGAAGTCaggataaaaaacaattatcatCTGCTCGTGCTAAAGATAGATagattttaaatgtgttttaattagttaatagtataaaaaataaacctaTATTATAAGTCAAACTTTTCATGAATCTCAAACGTACTAGTTAGATGGTTTTACacctaaatattatttattatgattaaaaaaacaatctgttttcttcatttaatttgttattataatttttttaactaaaaataaatagtatgcctttaatataaaaaaactatattgaCTCTTAATcattagttattttataaaaaataattatttttgtaattactatttaaaatatattaaagtatttttaattaattgacaGTATTAAAGATTTTACACTAAAATTGTGCCAACTTCAATTCTTAAAGAAAACATCGTATATGTTTTGAATTTGGCTCAAGATAAAACCAACATGGTAAAAGTTGATTACATGATAATAATaggataagataaaataaaattgcacgCAGAAAGGaagcaaaaacaaataaatattgcTTACAAATGATTATTGAGtaattgctgataaaaaaatcataaaatggTTATTGAATCAATTTCACACATTTACCATCTcctaataaattaataattttggtaTTGTCATTTCTGTTgaactttcatttatttaacaGTGTGACGGGTCTAGAAGAGAACAAAAATTCATGTGAGCTTCTGGAACTGAAATCCTGACACGGTTAAGAGAGTTACCTTCTCAATATCACTGTGCTTGTTTCgtacaaaattttgttatcatGCTTTTACAATCATGTCAATATCATTAGAATAagtaaaaactttttttaattgttgataTTAGATATTGAAAAGAGGAAAAGATAAAGAATGTATAAAAGAGTGAGAGTGTGAGGAAGAGGAAGCTAAGATCTGAGAGGATGATGAATGGCTTACAGTGTCCTCACCAGGGGCTGTCATGGAGATGGAAACAACGTGGTTTCCCAGTTACAACCATTAAAATGGAGACTTCCACGCTAACCAAACAAGGACAACGATTTCTGACCAAGCTAACCACCTCCGCCGCCGCCACCGACAACCTCATCCGAAGATTCGTCCAAGGTTCTCCCAAATCTGTTGTTCTCACCACTCTCTCACACCTCCTCTCTCCCTCCACCTCCTACCCACAACTCTCTTCCCTCGCGCTCCCCGTAAGTACCATTCTTTCCGCCAATCTTTTTTTTTGGCTTTCTATTTGGGCCGCTAACAGGCCTCCCTAAAAAAATTGCAGCTCTACGGAAGAGCGAGCCAAGCCCCGTGGTTCACCTGGAACTCCACCACCGTCGCCGAGCTCGCCGCGCACCTCCACAAACTCGGCCACCAGGCCCAATCCGAAGCCCTGGTTTCCGAGGCCATTTCCAAGCTACAATCTCGCAAACGCGAACTCGTTGTCTTCTACGGCAAACTGGCGGAAGCATACTCGAAACGAAAATCCGAAACCGGCTTCGACGTGGCTTACAGTTACCTCAACAACCTTCTCCGCACATCCGAATCGGTGCACGTGAAACGCAGGGCCTACGAGTACATGGTGAGTGGGCTGTGTTCCATGGACAGGCCGCGTGAGGCAGAGGATTTAGTTATTGGGCCTGCGGCTGGGCTCGGGCTTAAACCCTCGGGCTTTGAATTGAAGTCAATTGTGTACGGATACGGAAGGGTGGGGTTGTTTGAGGATATGCGGAGGGTTGTGGAGGAAATGGAGAAGAGAGGGTTTGTGGTTGACACGGTATGTTGCAACATGGTTGTTTCGGCTTACGGGGTTCACGGGGAGCACGTGGAAATGGTGACGTGGCTTCGGAGGATGAGGGATTCAGGGGTTCCGTTTTCCGTGAGGACTTACAACTCCGTTTCGAATTGTTGCCCGGAGGTTTTGAGAATGGTGGGGGGGTTGAGCGAATTGGCGTTGTCGATGGAGGAATTGAATGAGGGTTTGGAAGGAGGGGAGGGAATGGTGGTGAGGGAGTTGATGGGGTGTAGTGGGATTTTGGAGGAGGTGATGGTGTGGGAGGCGTTGGAGGTGAAGCTGGATCTGCATGGGTTTCACGTGGGTGGGGCTTATTTGgtggttttggtttggttgGAGGAGATGTGGAGAAGGTTGAATGGGTTGAATTGTGGGGTACCGGCGGAAGTTACGGTGGTTTGTGGGTTGGGAAATCACAGCAGTGTTCGAGGGGAATCGAAGGTGAGGGTGCTGGTGCAGAAGATGATGGTGAAAATGGGAAGTCCGTTGAAGGTTGATAGGAAGAACAACGGGTGCTTTATTGCAAAAGGAAAAGCTGTTCAAAATTGGTTGTGTGAAATGAGGAAGGCACCTCTGAGTGGGTCTGCTTCACAGTGAATGTTATGAGTTTAGGGTTATGTGAAGTAAAATAGGAAACCTTAAATGGTGGTCATTTTACTGTCTTTGTTATTGAAGGAGGTTAACCCTTTTCATTCAAGAAGAAACTGTGAATTAGGACAGATAATGCATGCACATTGAAAAATGATTAGAGTGATATTTAGGAAGGCATGATGAAGAGCAAATTTTGTTTAGTGGGATAGGTAACGCATGGCATACATTCAGAGGATGAGAAACAGATCTACATTGATCCATGGGGTCTTGTCCatgatttttttgttcttcaaaaatttgttatataacgtatttaatatctaatataataatataatttcaaattttgttatttaatttttgtgccTAGGAGAActtagatgaaaaaaataaaataaaaaataatttaaagactCATCTGTAACCATTTTAGTGTGTTTCATCACCTATGAGActcatttgtatatattttgttaagagATCCACTGGAAAGGAGATTTAAATGCTTAACCTACCTATGAGACTCATTTCGAGCTGGTGCTGTTCCTTGTAATGAAAAGGCGGTCAACTGGTTTTTAACTTGGAAACCCACCCGCCAAGGTGAATTTTCTTAAATACAAGTTCTTAACTGGAaacataaattgaaaaaaatatcacaTCATTCATTCACTATACATGCCTGTAGACATTTAAAGTATTCTTACCGTTGTCACATTTGCTTGCCTTGCAGAGAAAGAGCTAGAAGAGAACCCTGCCAAACTGAAACAATACGTGTTAAAAAAGCTTGAGAACACGCCAAGTGATGTTAGAGCTTTGGTCGAAAAAACGGAAGTAGATGGTTTTTTATCATCTCCATTGCGATATAGACATCCCTGGGATCTGATGTTGGGGAACATTAGTAAGGGCAATGTTTTTGTTGGTGGAGATGCTTTCCACCCTATGACTCCTCCTGACCTTGGGCAGGGAGGATGTTGTGCTTTAGAGGATGGGATCATTATGGCCAGATGCTTAGCTGAGGCCTTTTTCCAAAGAACCAGGAAGAGGTATCAAAGAGAAAGACGAAGAGGTGCATTATGGAAAGCTTGAAGAAATATGCGGACGGAGAAACATTGATGTCACTGCAACAGCTTATATGGTGGGTTCTATTCGGCAGGCTGAGTCCAAATTCGTTACTTTTTTTAGGGAAAACATCTTGGCCACATTCTTAGCTAGTCAATATTTTAAGAAGTCAGGTTAGGATTGTGGAAAATTAAATAGCTCCTAGCGGTGCAATTATCTTGTAAAATGATTGGTAGCGGGGAACTTGATAGATgagtaacttttttataaatacaaaaagtttattttctttaatcatGTTATCCTTAAAAAGGAAAGTGGTTGGTAAGAGTGTTAAAAGATTATTTCTCAGGTAGGAATGCGTTAACAATGACCTTAATGAATATTATATACAATCAAATAGCAGGACCTTTAAAGCATGCTTCTAAGGGATGGATCCCTGCGAAGCAGAGCACAGTGTACATGCAAACTATGGGGGCGTCAAGCTCCACTCATCCCCAGTATGAGGTCCAATATCCGCTTCCAAAACTTTTGGCTGTATATTATTGTATCCCTTTGACCCAAAACAGGCCCACCTTCATCCATTCATTCATGTGTTCAGTTTATAGAATGACTCTATGTATATATCCACATAaacactaaaaaattaaatagaggAAGGAAATGAAACTAATGACATCACATCGTACCTGTCtgaaaaaatatggaaaaaacTTCTCTACCCATCCAAATCTTCAAAACCAAGGCATCCACCATATGTACATACTTCCAAGATTCTTGAGAGAGACTGCTTCAGCAATTAGTCTACGAGCCTGACCTTCTACAGCAAGTGGCAATGATGGCGCAGCTCCAACCCCAACAACCACTCCTTGTAACCTTGCCGCAATATTACTAATTGCTCTCTGATAAAATCCATAAAGATAATTACAACAATAATATGCTTAAAGGAATCCAATATCAGAAATAGGAGTCAATTATCAGCTTAAATGGATACAAAACAACAAAGGCATATAAACTGGAACTTTTTCTACATTATTTTCATCTAAATACTCGATGAAAAGAATGATAAACTGAATACCAAACCTGTGCATGTGGATTTTGCACTTCTACACCACTGGACTTGTGAGATTTAGTCCATTCCACAAGAGGATCGTGGATGAAAGTTTCGAGCACACTCATTAGAGCCTCCCTGTGCGACCTCAGTACTGAAAGTGTAATTTCACAAACCCTCAAAAAGATACCCTCATATCCAGTTATTCCTAAGCCATCGATCATGTTCTGTAGATTTTGTTGCAATCCGTTAGAACATTTATGCAAGCATTCATTAAtatgagaaacaaaaataattagcaaAGCTAGGTGTTGATAGGTGTCACTAATCATAATCTTTACTTATAAGTAGTGATGAAAATTTTTTCCCCAAAATTTTAAGTGTAGGATCTGCAATAGCCTGGAGAAGTAAGACTCATGCTACTTGTGGCCAATTTTGTTcaacaaaggaaaaaataaaatagtatgatttgcaaaatattttccAATTATGTGGTTCTATTACCTGGGTTAGCCTAAAAGGAACAAGCTCAGGCTTGTCCAATTGCAAACCTTTGTCAAATAGGCAACTGAAATCAACGTGAACACAATCGCCACTTGTAGAATCCAAAAGAATATTTTCACCATGCCTATCACCCAGTCCCACAATATGCCCAACCATGGACCAAACTGCAGTCGTGTGAGCATAAGCAACACGGGCCCTGAACCATGCAGCAGGCTCAGAAAATGTTGTCAGGAACCATTTGTGGAAGACGGGAGGAAACATTGGAAGGATTTTGTTCTTTAGCATCTCATCTCCTGGCATTTTACCTTGACATTGatcataaatttgtttaatttgaggATTAGTTTTCGACCTATCAAATTTTCCGCAGGTAATATAGATGTCTTGAAGAATATGCCGAAGTCCACGAGTGTGAGGTACCCACTCCACCATGCCACAGTCTTCTGTCAGAGGAATCACAGCAAATGTTCGAATGTAGAGCTTTCTTCTACGACTCTCAGGATATTTGGACAGCAATCGGTTGATCATTGCAGTGAACTCCATCATGCGAGCATCTTTGCGAAGGTCATCCTTTGGTTTGCAAAGAAATGGGCGCTCAAGACCATCACTGCCTAATAGAACAATCTGAAATCAAAAAggtattaattaaaaaatggcATTTTCTATCGGTGGGTTCATTGGGAAAACAAGTTCTCTAGACCTATCCAGTATCTTAAGCAGATAACAtctaattaaaattgataactCTACTAGGTAAAAATGGTCCTTAGGAAGGAAAATAGTACTGGGATCTTTGCAATgagtttgaaaataaatacaagGCCAAATTCCTATTAGGCGTCTTGATCAAATATCAATAATTGGAATGCAACTCTTAAAGCACTTCCATGCAGTTCTTATCCCCACCCCCTTctcctaattagagaccaacTAAGATTGTAGCAGGCCACATGCTCACAATACTCTGCCCAATTGGCCCCTCCAACCATTAAGTTAATTGATGCTATCGGAAAAATGCAATACAATAAGCAGTACCAATATTATAGTTTGGTCTATTATGACTTACGATGCCTGCTCAACTGAAATAATGTGGAAACCCCAAAAGCAATGCAACACCACACCATGCATTTAAAATAAGTGAACTGCATACTCCAgaatcagaaaaagaaaatattaaggtAGAAAATCATTAGCTTACTTTCTTAGGCTGctgaagagaagaaagaatttcTGCCTCATCAGCAATGCCCAATATGGTAGGAAGATCTGTAGCCGAAAAGATATTAGACATGCGTGAACCATCCAGATTCCCATCATATGTCGGAAGATTAACAGTAAGAGATTGTTGAATTGGCATTACAATTCCCAGGGGCATCATCCTCTTCAGAGAACTGAATTCAGTTGAGAGATTAATTGTCCTTGATCTTGACTGACAAGCATGGAAGCATAACCTGATCAGATGATCAATCAGTGTAGCGAATTGAACAAATAAACTGTTCTCCTTACTTCCTGGGTTGAAACCTTTACGGGCAGCTTGTATGATTTCAGCTGCTGCTTCCCGCCTTGAAGGAACAGTTGATTTTGACACTGCAGCCATTATCCACAGGCCCTGTTGTGGATACTGGCGTAGAACAGAGGTAATGATAAGTTTGACCAGTCGAACAATCTCCACATTCTGGTGACAAATCCTTGAAACCAATTGAGGTAGCACTGTCAACCAATGGTATGTTGGTAAATCCATCAAGCAGCCTCTTATAATACTCATTACCTGCCaaagtgaaagaaaagaaagcaaatagtataaaaaatacaaaatgcaGAATAAGAGTTTTGACGTTTCGATCACAAAGAAAACAGTAGAGGGAAGAAATTTCTCTACTCACCTTCGAATGTACATTCACTAAATCCTTGTTTGATGAACCACGTCTTTGATACATGCTTCCAAAGTCAAACCACAAGGTTAATAACCTTGGAAGTGCCTGAAATAAATTTCTGTGTCCCCTGTGAAGTCCTTTTGCATAGAATAATAGTACATCAGGAAGATAGGACCACCATCGCTTCTCACCATTCAGGTTTGATGAGCCAACAACAACAGTTGCTGAAGGAATCGGTCTAGGACCAAGTTCAGAATTCTCCTCCTGGCGTTTCCTGGCATCACCAAGCACCTCATCACAATACTTAGCAATATAAAAGTACCCTTTCTCCCATTTAGGTTGCAGTTCCCTCACCCTGGTATAAAGACTTATTACATCTTCCTTCTGTTTCTGCCCAGTGTAATGGGTCCACCTTGAGTACAGAAGAAGGGTCTTTGCAATGTCTCTATTTTCATTCATGGCCTGACTTTCACAAACAATTGGCTGTGTATTTAGTGGTAACAGAGACAAGCTAGTAATAGATGATATTGTTGCAGAACCTAAAACCTCAACAGGCATGTCCAAGAGAGATTGTTGCAACACTGCAATGGCACCATCAGACCGCCGTGTGCTCCAAAGAAGTTTTGCTTTTTCCATGTGGACATTGGGGGCACCAGAGGCCTGAGCTTCCAAAATTGCTCTATTGGCTGTTTCATAATGACCAGCAAGGCGACACAGTTTTGAATATTGAAGCCAGCAATTCCCAACTTGAGCACCAAGGCCACTTGCACCAAATACCAGTCTTCTGAAAGCCAAGAGGGGCTCCCTCGCCCAGAGTGATGACTGTGTAAACCTGAGTCGATTGTCCCAGTTGTCCAGTAATTTAGAGAAAGCTTGATCACCTAAGTGAAAAGACTTCTCTAAGAAAGAATTATTGCCCAGAAGAGAATTGAAGTCCTCCAATTCCCTTAGAAAGTGCAGTTTTACAACAAATGGGTAGGCGCGCATGTAAGAATCCATTCCTGCAGCAGCAAGGGGAGCAATTAGTGACTGCTTGGATAAAGCAATTTTTTCTGCTACAGAGAAACGGTCCCTCTTCATCATTGCCTGGAGAATCATTGCAACATTCAAGTCAAATGAAGTATTACTTTCAGAGCTACTACAAACTAAACCGTCTTCTTTAGCTCCACCAAGGTATTCATCCATCAAATCCCACCGGCCAAGCCTCCAGGCTGCCTGCACACCTTGCATGCACCATGATTTCTTGTACTGAGGAAACCTAGAAATTAAACCATCAACATGAGTGACCATGGCCTGAAGATGGCACATATTTAGTAAACAGTTAAGGACATCGGAATGCCTCTGAAATGAGGTAGGCTCCATCTGCAAAGCCTGTTCACAAGAAGTTAAAACATCAGCCCAATTCCCAGCTTTTTTGTTAATTAACAGCTGATCTTGTAACCTCAAAGATTTACTTAAACAAGACAAGCCAGATAGTCCATCTGGCTCATCCAAACAGCTATAAATTTCCATTAGATGTGAAACATCTTGGTCCTCAAAGACGCCACTCCTCTCAGAAGCAGGGTTAAAAGAACCTGACTTTTCTCTCACATATGACTCAAAGTACATCAAGGACCTTGCATAAGCCTGACACCTAAAGGAGGCCCTAGCAAGAGTCACCTTTGGAATCACAGACAGAAGCTCTGCAACATATTTACACTGTAAAAGGGGTTGGACCTGATCTAATGAATTTGACTTTTGGACCTTTGACTTTTGTTGCTTAGAAACTGATGGTTGAGAAATGGAAAGGGCAAGCTCCTGTTCAACATCATCTGCCCACTGTCCTAGGTTATCAAGAAGAGTAAATACTGCCTGAATACAAACTTCACTTTGACCACCACTGAATCCATGAACTGAAGCTCCACTATTCTCTGATGCAGCTGCATCAAGAACAGACAGGATTTCTTCTGCTATGCCTTGACGTGCCTCCTGAGTACCATGACAAACAGCATTGAGAACCAGATATGGAAGTAAATATATGGCTGTTTGCATATCATGACGCACAATACCACGACAGGCGTTAAAGATGCTTGCACGAGATCCAGTAGCATGTGCAGTTAGTTTTCTTATCCAAAAGAAGATCCACCTTCTAAAGGACATAGATGTGCGGTAAATAGGGCCGGTGGATGTTGAATCAGCAGCTACTTTAGGAAGCTGAAACCTAGATGTTAAGCATGGGGCTATTATCTCTTTCACATAATTAGAGAACCGATCCCATAATTTATGGCCCCTATTATTCATCCCTTTACTACCATTAGTACTCTTAGTCTTAGATACAACAGCATTGTGACTACCCTCATCCTTTTGTGCTTGTGACGTAGTAGTTGGAGCATTTTCATCAAGTGATGCCTCACAGCCAGCAAATTTTAGCAACTCCTGTATAGCCAATGCAGCAGAGTCTTGAATAACAGTATCAGGTGCAGATCTAAATGCTCGAGCTAGATGTTTGTGGATCAGTTCAAATATGAGGTCATCATCAGAGCATTGAATTTTAAAACGCTGGCTTGAAAAACCTTTTACTTTTGCAGGGTCAACAGCACCAAGGGATCCAAGACAATCAGCACAGACTAACTTCAACCTCTGTCCAACGGCAGTCCTTGATTCTTCTGCACATCCTCTTAATAATGATGTTATTAAAGAACTCAATACATCGAAGTCTGAACCAGCTTCAGCAGTTATCAGATCAGTAACATCCTTCCATCTTGAGTCCAGAAGCTTGCGAAGCTCACACACTACCATATACCTCACATTTAAGTTCTCATGATTTAAACCATCAACAACAACTTGCAATTGGTTCTTCAAAGTCATAGTTCCACGAGCATCCTCAATTGCTTTGTTCACTTCTGCCAATGCAGGAATGCTGGGCAATGGGGGAAACTCACATATATGCTGCTTTAAGATAACCCTGTTATCAAGAACAAGTTCTTCTAATATGGTTACCACCTTGTCCAAATGTATTGAGGGATTTTCTTTGTCTCTCTCCAGGAAGGGAAGGAGGGAAGCAAAAACTTGAGAAATAATATGCTTAATGCTAGATGGAGATACATTAGACAAttgctttataaaaaaatgcaagACAGACAGACCCTCCTTTTGCAGTGGTTCTTTAGCTATAGCATGCATGAGAAGAACCATCAATTTTGGCACATAAGTACTAAGATGAGGACCCATCATTGTAATCAGCAACTCAATACGGTTCAGTGATTGCCTCTGCATCATAAAATCATCAGCATGGAGCAATTTTCTGTCTATACTGTTAAGAAGGCCTACAAAATGATTCCTCAAAAACAGAGGGAGATCTTCTGCACCAGTGAGAACTTTGGCAATGTCTTTAATCATATCAGGCACTCTTGCTAACCTGTCAACAAACAGAAGAATAATGAATCAAGGACAAGCAAAACTTCTGTGCACTTCAATTGccacttttttttcattataactCTGGACTAAAGTAGGAGTCCTTGTTTGCTTTATGATGGAAGGTTATACAAGTACCCCAAAGAAATCTGAGATTTAATAAAGTTGCTAATCAAGAAAAGAATTTCCACAGTGAAACAAACCAATTTCTGCCAATCAAGAACAAATACAAACAAGTTACGGGGTTTTTTGTTTAAAGGTATGATTTTGTAATCCCAGGAATCATTCTCCGGAATATTATACCAAGAATGATATTCCCCACAAACATGCTTGGTTggtatttaatatatatttaagaaaaatgtttaattttatttaatttaaaaattgaaaaacaaaaataaaaaagaaagtaaaagaaTGGAGTGGGAATAGGTAGTTATTGTAGACAATAACACCATTCCCGTgggaataaaaataacttaaaaagtGAAGGCCTAATTTTCTTGAGAATAAAGATACCTAAGAACATGTTAGAAGTggattttaaatctaactcaaccccacaaaaccggttTGTAAGGTGAaatttgcacctcacttatatattatgaaattatcttatctctagtcaatatGGGACTTCCGAcagaacatatttttataaccACCTACCAAGGGTGAGAATATTTAATCCATCTTCACATTACcagaaatgaaaaagataacatgaaacaaacaaaagaaCCCTAATGTACA is a window from the Vigna unguiculata cultivar IT97K-499-35 chromosome 7, ASM411807v1, whole genome shotgun sequence genome containing:
- the LOC114189718 gene encoding serine/threonine-protein kinase ATR isoform X2, giving the protein MAKANLSSLIHELRERIAASSSSPSPNNSSDDDALEVRFRTVLPNLLHVCVLPSSTSSDNQREVIAVVKLISHTARNFPGVFYHGKPSAVSPVLARILPFFAQPLFRSRHGVFFEALDSLLALLRSGARDAYRQFFVDSMSLIQDILYVASLNVKGSSRVKVKCFCEFFSGVEDLPSANKPADGFGLLIDLTGRSRWQPFATWILKLLSKCLTEGTLYVEGLIHASFISAACSLLCYGDADLHMACFDFVHTIGTVTNYDLIPYQNLILSITTILSIDKEGLPVFRNMAYDLSMGICLNTLYSSCPEDIVKLTAADLVSVFLQSMGRTKSQQLKVALCSAYARIAQVCPLHIWKPEYLISALYHSEPCLPLIECFEVALSTLGPHLVRGILGNTEDLTVLASEDKSIEGTRLGHKRSIQDMDNLSIKRQKLNEEVVVTDGNLDVECKSSYVVTCQTVEGYASHMNKSILSFVDSLSAPAVRPGPLRPEIALSALSILCITFSVYPEIDLSLRIFQQMLAWLPWIADKAKQGNSITVDISTYLEGIHSVLLVQNASLKEHNPLDDENYHADLILVLKIPWTRMPVAIDNRSPCKLKCLSLQVVSKLGPSLSRKVVLEVLDLGLHDEAEEVRTEAVISMPIMVLWSVLDVPSPVFERMEYIKRDNEKVKKILPTSLGLLSCLYGCKRSISGPNIHECKLFVNVKSGRTCSTIDCLLQGFFCSKCNGSFICNLDKKHAPIVLQSGTHGADPDFSFDHTFIQLESLFFELLFDESSEDVQLSCVRVIHQILAHGTSDILLKTRFKWIKCVEYLLTCRSKELREAFCSQIRFFMDNLVLSSIFAGDADKSKEAKFLDTLKHAMTIAGSPHILETLMECTAEIMVAVNMDSKLFICSLILLVDQLDSTHMTVRMNASRLIHRSCYFHLKGGLELILSKDVCICTELYDYLSERLASRPVLVREFAEAVFGVETKELVKKMIPFVLPKLVVSHQNSQAVGTLYELAKCLNTDMVPLIVNWLPKVLAFALHQTDDQQLITAVQFYHVQTGSDKQEIFAAALPALLDELICFTNGGNSDEIARRLARVPDMIKDIAKVLTGAEDLPLFLRNHFVGLLNSIDRKLLHADDFMMQRQSLNRIELLITMMGPHLSTYVPKLMVLLMHAIAKEPLQKEGLSVLHFFIKQLSNVSPSSIKHIISQVFASLLPFLERDKENPSIHLDKVVTILEELVLDNRVILKQHICEFPPLPSIPALAEVNKAIEDARGTMTLKNQLQVVVDGLNHENLNVRYMVVCELRKLLDSRWKDVTDLITAEAGSDFDVLSSLITSLLRGCAEESRTAVGQRLKLVCADCLGSLGAVDPAKVKGFSSQRFKIQCSDDDLIFELIHKHLARAFRSAPDTVIQDSAALAIQELLKFAGCEASLDENAPTTTSQAQKDEGSHNAVVSKTKSTNGSKGMNNRGHKLWDRFSNYVKEIIAPCLTSRFQLPKVAADSTSTGPIYRTSMSFRRWIFFWIRKLTAHATGSRASIFNACRGIVRHDMQTAIYLLPYLVLNAVCHGTQEARQGIAEEILSVLDAAASENSGASVHGFSGGQSEVCIQAVFTLLDNLGQWADDVEQELALSISQPSVSKQQKSKVQKSNSLDQVQPLLQCKYVAELLSVIPKVTLARASFRCQAYARSLMYFESYVREKSGSFNPASERSGVFEDQDVSHLMEIYSCLDEPDGLSGLSCLSKSLRLQDQLLINKKAGNWADVLTSCEQALQMEPTSFQRHSDVLNCLLNMCHLQAMVTHVDGLISRFPQYKKSWCMQGVQAAWRLGRWDLMDEYLGGAKEDGLVCSSSESNTSFDLNVAMILQAMMKRDRFSVAEKIALSKQSLIAPLAAAGMDSYMRAYPFVVKLHFLRELEDFNSLLGNNSFLEKSFHLGDQAFSKLLDNWDNRLRFTQSSLWAREPLLAFRRLVFGASGLGAQVGNCWLQYSKLCRLAGHYETANRAILEAQASGAPNVHMEKAKLLWSTRRSDGAIAVLQQSLLDMPVEVLGSATISSITSLSLLPLNTQPIVCESQAMNENRDIAKTLLLYSRWTHYTGQKQKEDVISLYTRVRELQPKWEKGYFYIAKYCDEVLGDARKRQEENSELGPRPIPSATVVVGSSNLNGEKRWWSYLPDVLLFYAKGLHRGHRNLFQALPRLLTLWFDFGSMYQRRGSSNKDLVNVHSKVMSIIRGCLMDLPTYHWLTVLPQLVSRICHQNVEIVRLVKLIITSVLRQYPQQGLWIMAAVSKSTVPSRREAAAEIIQAARKGFNPGIKIKDN